A single region of the Halonatronomonas betaini genome encodes:
- a CDS encoding curli assembly protein CsgF: MKKIIPIIVAFALVLAFAGNIEAFNGYNYTMSWSFQTFNDPNARQVAINTAETQRELVDEEEDPIQDFADGLERRLYSSAQREIVDMIMDEDEVPYGEFDAGNLNISVAEDPQTGEVIVEIVDQISGDSTIITYSDDDFGGDFGGW, encoded by the coding sequence ATGAAAAAGATAATTCCTATAATTGTTGCATTTGCGCTGGTTTTAGCATTTGCAGGTAATATCGAAGCCTTTAATGGCTATAACTATACCATGAGCTGGAGTTTCCAGACCTTTAATGATCCAAATGCCCGGCAGGTGGCAATCAATACCGCTGAAACCCAGAGAGAATTAGTTGATGAAGAAGAGGACCCAATTCAGGATTTTGCTGATGGCCTGGAGCGGAGACTATATAGCTCAGCCCAGCGGGAAATCGTTGATATGATCATGGATGAAGATGAAGTACCCTATGGCGAATTTGATGCCGGTAACTTAAATATATCTGTAGCCGAAGATCCCCAGACTGGCGAGGTTATCGTTGAAATAGTCGACCAGATTAGCGGTGACAGCACAATTATAACCTATTCAGATGATGATTTCGGTGGTGACTTTGGCGGCTGGTAA
- a CDS encoding CsgG/HfaB family protein codes for MTYEAKTLIGIIALSLVAILIIPGVTLAEDLDDASIDELMDKILEEADEIKSSEKNVTVATQLLAALPEPAEDEKASIAVYNIADKTGQRQETGSAVVTQGATDMLITALARSRQFNVLDRSSLGDFMNEQQLQAEDRLAFGEGPDLGEMKGADYVLEGAITEYQVDKTSGGMGISVGGVGGSTETAVARTAIDLRLVDTTTAEVVWARSLKDEIEGERVGVQAFSFMGDNVVEFETGEGKQEVINLVVRTLLEEAVFDLAESDIVN; via the coding sequence ATGACATATGAAGCTAAAACCTTAATAGGTATTATAGCATTAAGCCTTGTTGCTATACTAATAATTCCCGGGGTTACCCTGGCCGAAGATTTAGATGATGCCAGTATCGATGAACTAATGGATAAAATCTTAGAAGAAGCCGATGAAATTAAATCTTCGGAGAAGAATGTAACTGTGGCCACCCAGCTGCTGGCAGCTCTGCCTGAGCCAGCTGAAGATGAAAAAGCCTCAATTGCAGTCTATAATATTGCCGATAAGACTGGACAGCGCCAGGAGACTGGTTCAGCAGTCGTCACCCAGGGGGCAACAGATATGCTAATTACCGCCCTGGCCAGGTCAAGGCAGTTTAATGTCCTGGATAGATCCAGTCTCGGTGATTTCATGAATGAACAGCAGCTCCAGGCTGAAGACCGCCTTGCATTCGGTGAAGGACCTGATCTCGGCGAGATGAAAGGCGCCGACTATGTCCTTGAAGGCGCTATCACCGAATATCAAGTCGATAAAACCTCTGGTGGCATGGGTATTTCAGTCGGTGGCGTCGGCGGCTCCACTGAAACTGCCGTTGCCAGAACTGCCATAGATTTAAGGCTGGTCGATACAACCACAGCTGAAGTTGTCTGGGCCAGGAGTTTAAAGGACGAGATAGAGGGCGAAAGAGTTGGAGTTCAGGCATTCTCCTTTATGGGAGATAATGTCGTTGAATTCGAGACCGGTGAAGGCAAGCAGGAAGTTATAAACCTTGTCGTTAGAACACTTCTTGAGGAGGCAGTCTTTGATTTAGCCGAGAGCGATATTGTCAATTAA
- a CDS encoding CsgG/HfaB family protein: protein MKKYKLAGVISLCLVLIISGFLAVESSADGLDLEDDQELEDLKDEILTDSDQILSADPNVNTSTQLLASLDEPEDKPAVAVFEIDDETGEFTEDGSSLVSQGAGDMLVTALKRSRQFKVLERISDEHLMNEHDLKDNNLIAADEGPELNELAGADYIIDGSVTEYQVDKESGGTGLSIAGVGGSDEYAVASTAIDLRLVDATTGEVLWSRSLRDEIEGERVGVETFEFMGENIVEFEAGQGKQEVVNLVLRRLLEEAVFELSEFIH from the coding sequence ATGAAAAAATATAAATTAGCAGGAGTTATCTCTCTCTGTTTAGTTCTAATAATCAGTGGATTTTTAGCAGTAGAAAGTTCTGCCGATGGGCTGGATTTAGAGGATGACCAGGAACTAGAAGACTTAAAGGATGAGATCCTGACTGATAGCGATCAGATCTTATCTGCCGATCCCAATGTCAATACATCTACCCAGCTGCTGGCTTCTTTAGATGAACCAGAGGATAAGCCGGCAGTGGCAGTCTTTGAGATTGACGATGAGACCGGTGAATTCACTGAAGATGGCTCATCGCTGGTCAGTCAGGGAGCAGGCGATATGCTTGTTACAGCCTTAAAACGCTCCAGGCAGTTTAAAGTATTGGAGAGAATAAGTGATGAACATCTAATGAATGAACATGACTTAAAGGATAATAATCTGATTGCAGCAGATGAAGGGCCTGAGCTCAATGAACTGGCAGGAGCCGATTATATCATAGATGGTTCTGTAACTGAGTATCAGGTCGATAAAGAATCAGGTGGTACCGGCTTATCAATTGCCGGAGTCGGTGGTTCAGACGAATATGCTGTGGCCAGCACAGCCATTGATTTAAGACTGGTAGATGCCACCACCGGTGAAGTTCTCTGGTCCAGGAGTTTAAGAGATGAGATAGAAGGCGAAAGAGTCGGAGTTGAGACCTTTGAATTTATGGGTGAGAATATTGTAGAGTTTGAAGCCGGCCAGGGCAAACAGGAAGTTGTTAACTTGGTTTTAAGGAGATTGCTGGAAGAAGCAGTCTTTGAGCTCTCTGAATTTATCCATTAA
- a CDS encoding PilZ domain-containing protein has translation MPTWFKCKKCGKKYYTAASSDAGKFDDLCEECDGKLAEVYYDVKQYLKKSMMVNFHLRKKEPAKLYSGKVLSVDDREINLIVYSKRSDIILKELSACHVSFARDEFPEGRYFFHGKILSFYEEMNPQIIIETPEYIERKQERQAERYPLKTRVKYRLGDDIKELMAKADSDYKVGQSLDISRTGLLLMDEMSSFEELNPDKYVDLEIEYGDYNISTIGNIARVNRLKEADGKLALGIKFLDRDFNNLDIIKELKDRRIVN, from the coding sequence ATGCCAACCTGGTTTAAATGCAAAAAATGTGGAAAGAAATATTATACTGCTGCCTCCAGTGATGCCGGTAAATTTGATGACTTATGCGAAGAATGCGACGGCAAGTTGGCTGAAGTCTATTATGACGTCAAACAGTATTTGAAAAAGAGTATGATGGTTAATTTCCATCTCAGAAAGAAAGAGCCAGCGAAATTATATAGTGGCAAGGTACTCTCAGTTGATGACAGAGAGATAAATTTAATTGTTTATAGCAAGCGCTCTGATATCATTCTAAAGGAACTTTCAGCCTGTCATGTCAGCTTTGCCAGAGATGAATTTCCTGAAGGCAGGTATTTTTTCCATGGCAAAATCTTAAGTTTTTACGAAGAGATGAATCCTCAGATTATAATAGAAACTCCTGAATATATTGAAAGAAAGCAGGAACGCCAGGCAGAGCGGTATCCTCTTAAAACCAGGGTTAAGTACAGACTTGGTGATGATATTAAAGAGCTGATGGCTAAAGCAGATAGCGACTATAAAGTTGGCCAGAGTCTTGATATTAGCAGAACCGGACTTTTATTGATGGATGAAATGTCCAGTTTCGAGGAGCTTAACCCTGATAAATATGTCGATTTAGAAATAGAATATGGTGATTATAATATCTCAACTATCGGGAATATTGCCAGGGTCAATCGCTTAAAAGAGGCTGATGGTAAGCTGGCTTTAGGTATAAAATTTCTTGATAGAGATTTCAACAATTTAGATATAATAAAAGAGCTCAAGGACAGAAGAATTGTCAATTAA
- a CDS encoding PilZ domain-containing protein yields the protein MPAWFRCEQCEEKYYTASSREASKFSDECEKCGGDLQEILWDVPELIERETIVDFHLTENQLTSIYQGKVLSLNSDEIGLHVYSNKSNNLLNELATCYLSFSRSKRPKGRFYFNSQILGFYDHDDHQVVIKTPEFLVRREERSSPRFELETTVKYRIADDFGKLMAISDDNYNIGETRDISKKGLLLVDNLGLSVVNDKYIDLMIEYDDYKISTIGNIARVNSIDQSGDKKALGVKFLRRNVDTLKIIDELGLKKVAN from the coding sequence ATGCCTGCATGGTTTAGGTGTGAGCAGTGTGAAGAAAAATATTATACTGCATCTTCAAGAGAGGCAAGTAAATTTTCCGATGAATGTGAGAAATGTGGCGGTGATCTGCAGGAAATTCTTTGGGATGTTCCAGAGCTGATTGAACGGGAGACAATTGTTGATTTTCACTTAACTGAGAACCAGCTGACAAGTATCTATCAAGGAAAAGTTTTATCTCTTAATAGTGATGAGATCGGGTTGCATGTATATAGTAATAAATCTAATAATCTCTTGAATGAGCTGGCTACCTGTTATCTTAGTTTTAGCAGGTCTAAGAGACCTAAAGGGAGGTTTTATTTTAACAGTCAGATACTTGGGTTTTATGATCATGATGATCATCAAGTTGTAATTAAAACTCCTGAATTCCTGGTCAGAAGAGAAGAGAGAAGCTCGCCACGGTTTGAGCTTGAAACGACTGTTAAGTATCGGATTGCCGATGATTTTGGAAAATTAATGGCTATCTCTGATGATAATTATAATATTGGTGAAACCAGGGATATCAGCAAAAAAGGTCTGCTCTTAGTTGATAATTTAGGCTTGAGTGTAGTTAATGATAAATATATTGATCTAATGATTGAATATGATGATTACAAAATTTCAACGATTGGTAATATAGCAAGGGTCAATTCAATTGATCAATCTGGTGATAAGAAAGCTTTAGGTGTAAAGTTTTTGAGGCGGAATGTTGATACTCTTAAGATAATTGATGAATTAGGCCTTAAGAAAGTCGCCAATTAA
- a CDS encoding radical SAM protein, translated as MPYTGKVYRPPSEARSLILQATTGCPYNRCNFCSMYSDQDFSIKSLAGFKEHIQAVKQFHRGPVESVFLADGNTIIIKTEQLLEFLETIREEFPKVERITSYGSARYVNKKSAEELKSLREAGLARTHTGMESGDADTLELINKGTTPEEIIAAGKKVKEAGIELSQYYLVGVGGQDLSEQHAVNSAKVLNHFDPEFIRLRTFIPIEGTKLHELYQKGKFKLLNAHQALAETRILIENLDVSSQLLSDHISNHWDINGRLPDDREEMLAEIEKASRVELSQFRDPAAGHL; from the coding sequence ATGCCATATACAGGCAAAGTTTATCGGCCACCAAGTGAGGCCAGGAGTCTGATTCTCCAGGCTACCACAGGCTGCCCCTATAATCGCTGTAATTTCTGTTCAATGTATAGCGATCAAGATTTTTCAATCAAATCTCTGGCTGGTTTTAAGGAGCACATCCAGGCAGTCAAACAGTTTCATAGAGGTCCAGTTGAATCAGTCTTTCTGGCTGATGGCAATACAATTATTATTAAAACAGAGCAGCTCCTTGAGTTCCTTGAAACAATCAGGGAGGAGTTCCCCAAAGTTGAGAGGATTACCTCTTATGGTTCAGCCAGGTATGTTAATAAGAAATCGGCTGAAGAATTAAAAAGTTTGCGAGAAGCAGGTCTGGCCAGAACTCATACTGGCATGGAATCTGGCGATGCAGATACCCTGGAGCTTATCAATAAAGGGACAACCCCTGAAGAGATTATCGCTGCCGGCAAAAAGGTTAAAGAGGCTGGCATTGAACTCAGTCAGTATTATCTGGTCGGTGTCGGGGGTCAGGATTTATCAGAGCAGCATGCTGTTAACAGTGCTAAAGTATTAAATCATTTTGATCCAGAGTTTATCAGGCTCAGGACATTTATTCCAATTGAAGGAACTAAGCTCCATGAGCTGTATCAAAAAGGGAAATTCAAACTTTTAAATGCCCATCAGGCCCTGGCAGAGACCAGGATTTTGATTGAGAATTTAGATGTAAGCTCTCAATTACTCAGCGACCATATTTCCAATCACTGGGATATCAATGGCAGACTGCCTGATGATAGGGAAGAAATGCTGGCAGAGATTGAAAAAGCCAGCAGAGTTGAGCTCAGTCAATTCAGGGATCCAGCAGCAGGCCATTTATAA
- a CDS encoding BTAD domain-containing putative transcriptional regulator, whose translation MTAVNHKLYVYTFGNLLVRKEEEVLFSGENKNLNKRWRLFLLLLFNKGEKLTDQELIRELELEENVAPRQSLRALVYRLRKDIEMKGTEFILSEQGGYTFNPDSKYWLDIDYFFNIIEKAKEKDDKERALRLYRRALDLYEGAFLKNQYITDRYLIKLRQYYRELYLKAVAKTGEILVDLNRFQEAIEIYELALKTHPKSVGLYLDMIDVFKKNNRPDLALIKTEEAMAFLKNSNLPMPPELQTEISDFFETDIDEDPASIFEDNKLCQGEIFQCGPMTFSSIFSLEKRRAERNRDDISLIHFQLNGEAPPEETNKAETILRDILTENLRSSDLITRWQPRHYLMLAKEQNEEEIEALLARIDELYYEEFPPAEVNLSYSYQKLN comes from the coding sequence ATGACTGCTGTGAACCATAAGTTATATGTTTATACTTTTGGCAATCTGCTGGTGAGAAAAGAAGAGGAAGTACTCTTCTCTGGAGAGAATAAGAATTTGAATAAGCGCTGGCGGCTCTTTTTGCTCTTGCTTTTTAATAAAGGAGAAAAATTGACTGACCAGGAATTAATCCGGGAACTTGAACTTGAGGAAAATGTTGCACCCAGGCAATCCCTTAGAGCTTTAGTTTATAGGCTCAGGAAAGATATTGAAATGAAGGGTACAGAATTTATTCTCAGCGAACAGGGCGGCTATACCTTTAATCCAGATAGCAAATACTGGCTTGATATAGATTATTTCTTTAATATTATTGAAAAGGCCAAGGAGAAGGATGATAAAGAACGGGCATTGAGATTATATCGGCGAGCACTTGATCTTTATGAAGGGGCATTTCTAAAAAATCAGTATATTACAGATAGGTATCTAATTAAGTTAAGACAGTATTACCGGGAACTCTACCTTAAGGCTGTGGCTAAAACAGGAGAGATTCTCGTTGATTTAAACAGGTTCCAGGAGGCCATTGAAATTTATGAGTTGGCTTTAAAGACCCATCCCAAAAGTGTCGGGCTTTACTTAGATATGATCGATGTCTTTAAGAAGAATAACCGACCTGATCTGGCCCTGATCAAGACCGAGGAAGCAATGGCCTTTTTGAAGAATTCCAATCTGCCGATGCCACCTGAATTGCAGACAGAAATCTCCGATTTTTTTGAAACTGATATCGATGAAGATCCAGCCAGTATTTTTGAAGATAATAAATTATGTCAGGGTGAGATCTTCCAGTGTGGTCCAATGACTTTCTCCAGCATCTTTTCACTGGAAAAGCGGCGGGCTGAGCGGAATAGAGATGATATTTCTTTAATCCATTTTCAGTTAAATGGCGAGGCCCCTCCTGAAGAAACAAATAAGGCGGAGACTATTCTAAGAGATATCTTAACTGAAAATTTGCGGTCCAGCGATCTTATTACCCGCTGGCAACCCAGGCATTACCTGATGCTGGCCAAAGAACAGAATGAAGAAGAGATTGAAGCTCTGCTTGCAAGAATAGACGAGCTTTATTATGAAGAATTTCCACCAGCTGAGGTTAACCTCAGTTATAGCTATCAGAAATTAAATTAG
- a CDS encoding prenyltransferase yields MEKQGSIKDWIELLRLFSWPCIFLPAILGGSFAYSHGVFNASIFFLLLVGILMIHIGITIVNEYYDVKNNIDTLEQEKPSKVLVEERIAPDFALKVSKIFMLAGGLGGSIFIIITGHWPLFILLAIGLSGGYFYTAPPISLKYIGLGVPANFIILGLLIPQTIYYGMAGEFYLPGIGLSLPMGLLTVAILWSNDMRDIEADKSIITLVGLLGLKNSFYVYLWILLMPYLLLVYYVLEGTFGIVALAGFITLPLANKLAWSAYLGVKGNKRKLAFIDQKSAVLMLTFNSIWIISYLIS; encoded by the coding sequence ATGGAAAAGCAAGGTAGTATCAAGGACTGGATAGAGTTACTCAGGCTATTTTCCTGGCCCTGTATCTTTTTGCCAGCAATTTTAGGCGGTAGTTTTGCTTATAGCCATGGAGTTTTTAATGCCAGTATATTTTTTCTGCTCCTGGTCGGGATTCTAATGATCCATATCGGGATCACAATTGTTAATGAATATTATGATGTTAAAAATAATATTGATACTTTAGAGCAGGAAAAACCGAGCAAGGTCCTGGTCGAAGAGAGGATTGCTCCTGATTTCGCCCTGAAAGTTAGCAAGATTTTTATGCTGGCAGGTGGTTTAGGTGGCAGTATTTTTATAATTATTACAGGCCACTGGCCATTATTTATTCTTCTGGCAATTGGTCTTAGCGGAGGTTATTTTTATACTGCTCCGCCGATAAGTTTAAAATATATTGGCCTGGGGGTTCCTGCTAATTTCATTATTCTCGGTCTCCTAATTCCCCAGACCATTTATTATGGGATGGCCGGAGAATTTTATCTGCCAGGGATTGGACTGTCCCTACCGATGGGTTTATTGACAGTCGCTATCCTGTGGTCCAATGATATGCGGGATATTGAGGCTGATAAATCTATTATTACACTGGTTGGTCTATTAGGTTTAAAGAACAGTTTTTACGTTTATTTATGGATTTTACTGATGCCCTATCTACTGCTGGTATATTATGTGCTGGAAGGAACTTTTGGGATAGTTGCCCTGGCAGGGTTTATAACACTTCCGCTGGCAAATAAGCTGGCCTGGTCTGCTTATTTAGGAGTTAAAGGGAATAAAAGGAAGCTGGCCTTTATCGATCAGAAATCAGCAGTATTAATGCTTACTTTTAATAGTATCTGGATTATTAGTTATCTTATTAGTTGA
- a CDS encoding polyprenyl synthetase family protein has translation MTSINHEFETRFKLWLDELDKFINNNITSTEPVFNQAQSRLINAGGKRIRSLLFLISSQADRNREELSNRLIEIAAAIEILHMATLVHDDIADQARLRRGEPSALDEFGSEPALFIGDYFLSKAYHLFFKNLSAESLKFLSSKLPEICAGQMSEFKNRYNYDITVRDYLKQVRRKTGLLFGVASYTGAIEAGFSKASSVHYYRYGLALGMAFQIQDDLLDILGDTETMGKPPLQDIRQGIYTLPVILLLEDNELKVRFIRLIESESYLKILELLENNQYLNQARKIEEQYFKRAAAELDYFVDDPAGDDLEFILNCQNNRRE, from the coding sequence TTGACTTCTATAAATCATGAATTTGAGACAAGATTTAAATTATGGCTCGATGAATTAGATAAATTTATAAATAATAATATTACCTCTACTGAACCAGTATTTAATCAGGCTCAGTCCAGATTAATAAATGCTGGTGGCAAAAGGATCAGGTCACTACTCTTTTTAATCTCCAGCCAGGCTGATAGAAACAGGGAAGAACTCTCTAATAGATTAATTGAAATAGCTGCTGCCATTGAGATCTTACATATGGCTACCCTGGTTCATGATGATATTGCCGATCAGGCCAGGTTAAGGCGAGGAGAACCTTCGGCTTTAGATGAGTTTGGTTCTGAACCAGCCCTTTTTATCGGTGATTATTTTCTGAGCAAAGCCTATCATTTATTCTTTAAAAACTTATCAGCAGAGAGTTTAAAGTTTTTAAGCAGCAAATTGCCGGAGATCTGTGCCGGTCAGATGTCTGAGTTCAAAAATAGATATAATTACGATATTACAGTTAGAGACTATTTAAAGCAGGTTCGGAGAAAAACAGGCTTATTATTCGGGGTTGCGTCATATACCGGAGCGATTGAGGCAGGTTTTTCTAAAGCTAGCTCTGTGCATTATTACAGGTATGGCCTGGCTCTAGGGATGGCCTTTCAGATCCAGGATGACCTTCTTGATATTCTTGGAGATACTGAAACTATGGGTAAGCCCCCGCTTCAGGATATCAGACAGGGCATTTATACTCTGCCAGTAATTCTGCTCCTGGAGGATAATGAGCTTAAGGTTAGATTTATTAGACTTATTGAAAGTGAGAGCTATCTTAAAATTCTGGAACTGCTGGAGAATAATCAGTATTTGAATCAGGCTAGAAAAATTGAAGAGCAGTATTTTAAGAGAGCGGCAGCAGAATTAGATTATTTTGTAGATGACCCTGCTGGAGATGATCTGGAATTTATCTTAAACTGTCAGAATAATAGAAGAGAATAA
- a CDS encoding bifunctional 2',3'-cyclic-nucleotide 2'-phosphodiesterase/3'-nucleotidase, which translates to MYSIKNMKKTKLIGLTIAMAFLAVTLIASPAMAEDGDYNLRMMATGDLHQYLVPYDYMNDEPFDAYGFSKTFTLIEEAREEFGENTLLFDTGDAIQGSMIGNYEALVEPLEMFETQAIIEAMNFAGYDAAAVGNHELQDFGLDFFDKALRGSEFPWLGANFYTMEGEYYTQPFEIFEKDIDGETVRIGVISFVPHETMSWGRTHLHGEVTIDDIIESAEHYIPMLESITDLVVVASHTGVGSTARDHADSYDAGYHLAQMDEVDAYLGGHSHSTFPSEDYADVENINVEEGTIFGKPASMPGRWGEALSIIDLKIAHENGEWDIVDFNVDLREIDEDTPEHPDIVEIASDVHDATVEYVRTPIGSTEVPVKAYFSEVKDSAVTQVVNEAQLWFAEEQLANTDYEDHPIVGVAAPFQTSTSVEGDITIGDVTDIYLYDNTVYILEMTGEGLVEFLEHSVLHFSEIDPDDPDPQVIDTLGPSFNYDVVEGIDYEIDITQPEGERITNVEYNGEPLDMDQEFAVITNDYRAGGGGDFPHTGDDAEVIFSSADANRDQIIHYIEEYGTINPEPSGNWRLKPVDTAGPVQFETHADAVEYIEEFDRVQGIEFVEETEDGALFELDLENLGWD; encoded by the coding sequence ATGTATTCAATTAAAAACATGAAAAAGACGAAACTTATTGGTTTAACAATTGCTATGGCATTCCTGGCAGTAACTTTAATAGCCAGTCCGGCAATGGCAGAAGATGGAGATTACAATTTGAGAATGATGGCAACTGGTGACCTCCATCAGTATTTAGTTCCATATGATTATATGAATGATGAACCATTTGATGCCTATGGTTTTTCAAAAACATTCACACTAATCGAGGAAGCCAGAGAGGAATTTGGCGAAAACACACTCTTATTTGATACCGGTGATGCTATTCAGGGTTCAATGATCGGTAATTACGAAGCTTTAGTAGAGCCTCTCGAAATGTTTGAAACTCAGGCAATTATTGAGGCTATGAACTTTGCAGGTTATGATGCAGCAGCAGTTGGTAACCATGAGCTGCAGGACTTTGGACTTGATTTCTTTGACAAGGCTTTAAGAGGCTCTGAATTTCCATGGCTAGGAGCTAACTTCTATACAATGGAAGGCGAATATTATACCCAGCCATTTGAAATCTTTGAAAAAGATATTGATGGCGAGACAGTTAGAATAGGAGTTATCAGTTTTGTTCCCCATGAGACAATGTCCTGGGGTAGAACTCATCTCCATGGTGAAGTAACTATAGATGATATTATAGAATCAGCAGAACATTATATCCCAATGCTAGAAAGTATTACTGATTTAGTTGTTGTTGCCTCCCATACCGGAGTTGGCAGCACAGCAAGAGATCATGCTGATTCCTATGATGCCGGTTATCATCTTGCCCAGATGGATGAAGTTGACGCCTATTTAGGTGGCCATTCACACAGCACATTCCCATCTGAAGATTATGCTGATGTTGAAAACATTAATGTTGAAGAAGGTACAATCTTTGGTAAGCCAGCTTCAATGCCTGGACGCTGGGGTGAAGCTCTCAGTATAATCGACTTAAAAATTGCTCATGAGAATGGCGAATGGGATATTGTAGACTTCAATGTTGATTTAAGAGAAATCGATGAAGATACTCCTGAGCATCCTGATATCGTTGAGATAGCAAGCGATGTTCATGATGCAACTGTAGAATATGTTAGAACACCAATTGGTTCAACTGAAGTTCCAGTAAAGGCTTATTTCTCAGAGGTTAAAGATAGTGCAGTAACCCAGGTTGTTAATGAGGCCCAGCTCTGGTTTGCTGAAGAGCAGCTAGCCAATACTGATTATGAAGATCACCCAATTGTTGGAGTAGCAGCTCCATTCCAGACTTCAACTTCAGTAGAAGGCGATATTACAATCGGTGATGTTACTGATATTTACCTCTATGACAATACTGTCTATATCCTGGAGATGACTGGAGAAGGCCTGGTTGAATTCCTCGAGCATTCAGTCCTCCATTTCAGCGAGATAGATCCTGATGATCCAGATCCACAGGTAATTGATACACTGGGACCTTCCTTCAATTACGATGTTGTTGAAGGTATTGATTACGAGATAGATATAACTCAGCCAGAAGGCGAAAGAATCACCAATGTTGAATATAATGGCGAACCACTTGATATGGATCAGGAATTTGCAGTAATCACCAATGATTACCGTGCCGGTGGCGGTGGCGACTTCCCACATACCGGTGATGATGCAGAGGTAATCTTCTCATCTGCAGATGCCAATAGAGATCAGATCATCCATTATATCGAAGAATACGGCACAATCAATCCTGAGCCGTCTGGCAACTGGAGATTAAAGCCTGTTGATACAGCCGGTCCAGTTCAGTTTGAAACCCATGCTGATGCTGTTGAATACATCGAAGAATTCGACAGAGTTCAGGGTATCGAGTTTGTTGAAGAAACTGAAGATGGAGCACTATTTGAACTTGACCTTGAAAACTTAGGCTGGGACTAA